A genomic region of Desulfosarcina ovata subsp. ovata contains the following coding sequences:
- a CDS encoding AAA family ATPase — MKLAVSGKGGVGKTTFSALLARTLSDRGKKVLAIDADPDANLAAALGIVDADKITPIAEMKEMIFERTGAQPGTIGGFFKLNPKVDDIPDTLSTQLDNIKLMRLGSVKKGGGGCLCPESTLLKALVTHVVLGRNEVVIMDMEAGIEHLGRATAQAVDKLIVVVEPGRRSIETAEHIKRLAGEIFLKNIAVVGNKIRSPKDEEFLRTHLNGFEFLGFLPYDNDLIEADLSGASPYETASTAKDVVADIIDKL; from the coding sequence ATGAAACTGGCAGTCAGCGGCAAAGGCGGGGTGGGCAAGACGACATTCTCGGCACTTTTGGCCCGGACCCTGAGCGACCGGGGGAAAAAAGTACTGGCCATCGATGCGGACCCGGACGCCAATCTGGCAGCGGCCTTGGGCATCGTCGACGCCGACAAGATCACCCCCATCGCCGAAATGAAGGAAATGATTTTCGAGCGCACCGGCGCCCAACCCGGGACCATCGGTGGTTTTTTCAAACTCAATCCCAAAGTGGACGACATCCCCGACACCCTCTCCACCCAGTTGGACAACATCAAATTGATGCGTCTGGGAAGCGTTAAAAAGGGCGGTGGCGGTTGTTTGTGCCCGGAGTCGACCCTGCTCAAGGCCCTGGTCACCCATGTGGTCCTAGGCCGTAACGAAGTGGTGATCATGGATATGGAAGCCGGCATTGAGCATCTGGGCCGGGCTACCGCCCAGGCCGTGGACAAACTGATCGTCGTCGTCGAACCCGGACGCCGCAGCATCGAGACGGCCGAGCATATCAAACGCCTGGCCGGGGAAATCTTTTTGAAAAACATTGCCGTGGTGGGCAACAAAATCCGCAGCCCCAAAGACGAGGAGTTTCTCCGTACCCATTTGAATGGGTTTGAATTTCTCGGTTTCCTGCCCTACGACAACGATCTCATCGAGGCCGACCTTTCCGGAGCCTCCCCCTACGAAACCGCATCGACGGCCAAGGATGTGGTCGCCGACATTATCGATAAATTATGA
- a CDS encoding peptidase U32 family protein encodes MNATNAHQPIILAPAGNRAAFLAALAAGADAIYCGLKSMSARMEAKNFSLEELAQLVRLAHDRGTKVYVTLNTLIKPDEVQPAGQIIDILGRQVRPDALIVQDPGVVGLARQAGFDGEIHLSTLANVSFPRALGFVARHLNVDRVVVPRELSIDEIKAMAGACPKTLSIEAFIHGALCYGVSGRCYWSSYMGGKSGLRGRCVQPCRRYYRQGGQAVRTFSCQDFSVDVLVKILGQVKKVVSWKIEGRKKGPHYVYYTVTAYRMLRDQGHDVNIKRDALALLDQALGRERSHYRFLPQRPQTPIDTRRQTASGLFMGKVQGPAKNPWVVVRHTLLPGDVLRIGYEDEAVHSICRVTRHVPQKGRYPLKLGGTRTPRSGAPVFLTDRREKALEAMIAEVEAGGAPPEEIGPSTFTTTLPTPMLKKQRPLEMRVGRTPTRSTGRHATGIWLSETAVANIGRSAGENLWIWLPPVLWPDDQDRVAGLVSRSLEKGVRRFVLNMPWQMALFNRPQGLTLWAGPFCNAANALCLESFRTLGFAGAFVSPELGETGILTLCRQRPLPLGIVLSGHWPLCISRTLADGMKLRVPFESPRGEQAWAEQHGPDYWIFPNWKLDITEKRRLLEQAGMQMFVHLDEPVPPTVTLKKRPGLWNWSIGLK; translated from the coding sequence GTGAATGCCACCAACGCCCACCAACCGATCATCCTGGCCCCGGCCGGCAACCGGGCCGCTTTTCTGGCCGCCCTGGCCGCCGGCGCCGATGCCATCTATTGCGGTCTCAAATCCATGTCGGCGCGCATGGAGGCCAAGAATTTCTCTCTTGAGGAACTTGCCCAACTGGTGCGACTGGCCCATGATCGGGGAACGAAAGTTTATGTGACGCTCAATACACTGATCAAACCGGATGAAGTGCAGCCGGCCGGCCAGATCATCGATATTCTCGGCCGCCAGGTCCGGCCCGACGCCCTGATCGTCCAGGACCCGGGAGTTGTGGGGCTGGCCCGCCAGGCGGGATTCGACGGCGAAATTCATCTCTCCACCCTGGCCAACGTCAGCTTCCCCAGGGCCCTGGGATTCGTCGCCCGCCACTTGAACGTGGACCGCGTGGTGGTTCCCCGGGAACTCTCCATTGACGAGATCAAGGCCATGGCCGGCGCCTGCCCCAAAACCTTGAGCATTGAGGCCTTTATCCATGGGGCACTCTGCTACGGTGTTTCCGGCCGTTGTTACTGGAGCAGCTACATGGGCGGCAAAAGCGGGCTCCGGGGAAGGTGTGTCCAGCCCTGCCGGCGCTATTATCGTCAGGGCGGGCAGGCCGTCCGGACCTTCTCCTGCCAGGATTTTTCCGTGGACGTACTGGTCAAGATTCTGGGGCAGGTGAAAAAAGTGGTTTCCTGGAAGATCGAGGGGCGCAAAAAAGGGCCCCACTACGTCTATTACACGGTGACTGCCTATCGCATGCTTCGGGACCAGGGGCACGACGTGAACATCAAACGCGATGCACTGGCGCTGCTGGACCAGGCGCTGGGTCGGGAGCGGTCGCACTACCGGTTTTTGCCCCAGCGTCCCCAGACCCCCATCGATACCCGGCGACAGACCGCCTCGGGGCTTTTCATGGGCAAGGTGCAGGGACCGGCCAAAAACCCATGGGTCGTCGTCCGCCACACGCTTTTGCCTGGCGATGTCCTGCGCATCGGCTACGAGGACGAGGCGGTCCACAGCATCTGCCGGGTGACCCGGCATGTGCCCCAGAAAGGACGCTATCCCTTGAAGCTGGGCGGAACGCGGACGCCCCGGTCCGGGGCACCGGTGTTTCTCACCGATCGCCGCGAAAAAGCGCTGGAAGCGATGATCGCCGAGGTGGAGGCGGGGGGGGCACCGCCAGAGGAGATCGGGCCGTCCACGTTCACTACCACGCTTCCCACGCCCATGCTGAAAAAACAGCGGCCACTGGAGATGCGCGTGGGGCGCACGCCGACCCGCAGCACAGGCCGCCATGCCACGGGCATCTGGCTTTCCGAGACCGCCGTGGCCAACATCGGCCGGTCGGCTGGCGAAAACCTGTGGATCTGGCTGCCGCCGGTGCTCTGGCCGGACGACCAGGACCGCGTCGCCGGTCTGGTGAGCCGGAGTCTGGAAAAAGGCGTGCGCCGGTTTGTTCTCAACATGCCCTGGCAGATGGCCCTGTTCAACCGTCCCCAGGGACTGACCCTGTGGGCCGGGCCGTTTTGCAATGCCGCTAATGCCCTCTGCCTGGAAAGCTTCCGCACCCTGGGGTTTGCCGGCGCCTTTGTGAGCCCCGAACTGGGGGAAACGGGTATCCTCACCCTGTGCCGCCAGCGGCCGCTTCCCCTGGGCATCGTGCTTTCCGGCCACTGGCCGCTTTGTATTTCCCGTACCCTGGCCGACGGGATGAAACTGCGTGTGCCCTTTGAAAGTCCGCGGGGAGAACAGGCCTGGGCCGAGCAGCACGGACCGGACTACTGGATTTTTCCCAACTGGAAACTGGACATCACCGAAAAGCGCCGGTTGCTTGAACAGGCCGGCATGCAGATGTTTGTCCACCTGGACGAGCCGGTGCCGCCCACGGTGACGCTTAAAAAGCGACCCGGGTTGTGGAATTGGAGCATCGGGCTGAAATGA
- a CDS encoding tetratricopeptide repeat protein, protein MSGIEDVLANSLSWSTSTGTVLDEQDATDIFSILASEEDGLAEMAENFLNSGITYYSNGDYEEAAKAFAASISLDPDSDYSSDATKYLAQTYIELDETDKAIETYEAAVMRDPDNADFRTALGQLYYSEERYEDAVVQYGKAVEIDDSAENRYAYGESLLKVEDYEEAEYQFNKVKRSDPDSYAGDYGLGKMYALMEDYETAIEHFQAALEIDPTFYDAYAEMGYAYADVGEFEVAREIQEGLEELDEDLAETLELYIDQVENPEISFAYATSTFPYQTSSGYPVSAIDSYLENAGAELSMTMVFQFSKGMDIASVTNVYNWSITRADGDNVATTYNYGDEIPSTEISLDYYPDYVIYDPDTYTATVGFTVRQNETADGTIDPSHIVFSFDGEDVYGVEMSEYGDEYSGFSGSA, encoded by the coding sequence ATGAGCGGCATAGAAGACGTATTGGCGAATTCACTTTCCTGGTCGACATCAACCGGCACCGTATTGGACGAACAGGATGCCACCGACATTTTTTCCATCCTGGCCAGCGAAGAAGACGGCCTGGCGGAAATGGCCGAAAATTTCCTGAACAGTGGCATCACGTATTACTCCAATGGCGATTATGAAGAGGCCGCCAAAGCGTTTGCAGCATCCATCTCCCTCGATCCGGATTCGGATTACAGTTCCGATGCCACCAAATATCTGGCCCAGACCTACATAGAACTGGATGAAACCGACAAAGCCATCGAAACCTATGAAGCGGCCGTCATGCGGGATCCCGACAATGCAGATTTCCGCACGGCGCTGGGCCAGCTCTATTATTCGGAAGAACGGTATGAGGATGCCGTGGTCCAGTACGGCAAGGCAGTGGAAATCGATGACTCCGCCGAAAACCGTTACGCCTATGGTGAGTCCCTGCTGAAAGTCGAAGACTACGAAGAGGCGGAATACCAGTTTAACAAGGTAAAGCGATCCGATCCCGACAGCTATGCCGGCGACTACGGTCTGGGGAAAATGTATGCATTGATGGAAGATTATGAAACCGCCATCGAGCACTTCCAAGCCGCCCTGGAGATTGATCCGACATTTTACGATGCCTATGCGGAAATGGGGTACGCTTACGCCGATGTGGGTGAATTTGAGGTGGCAAGGGAAATTCAGGAAGGCCTGGAAGAGCTGGATGAAGATCTGGCCGAAACGCTCGAGTTGTATATCGATCAGGTCGAAAATCCGGAAATTTCCTTTGCCTACGCGACCAGCACGTTTCCCTACCAGACATCCTCGGGATATCCCGTGTCGGCCATCGACAGTTACCTGGAAAACGCCGGAGCCGAGTTGAGCATGACCATGGTGTTCCAGTTCTCCAAGGGCATGGACATCGCATCGGTCACCAACGTTTACAACTGGAGCATCACCCGCGCGGATGGTGACAACGTCGCGACCACTTATAACTACGGAGACGAAATCCCCTCCACGGAGATCAGTCTCGATTACTACCCCGACTACGTCATTTACGATCCCGACACCTACACGGCCACCGTCGGCTTTACCGTGCGGCAAAATGAAACCGCGGACGGCACCATCGATCCTTCCCACATCGTTTTCTCCTTTGACGGCGAGGACGTCTACGGTGTGGAAATGAGCGAGTACGGTGACGAATACAGCGGCTTCAGCGGTTCGGCCTGA
- a CDS encoding secondary thiamine-phosphate synthase enzyme YjbQ, which translates to MAATIFHITTIEVDLNTGIDIQDITDDLNRIIGRSGIENGIANACIVGSTGSLTTIEFEPGVVQDLKDAIDRIAPENLAYAHELAWHDGNGHSHVRAALLGPSIALPIRKACLKLGTWQQVVAINHDNRARKRSIEVTLIGV; encoded by the coding sequence ATGGCCGCCACCATATTTCATATCACAACGATTGAGGTCGATCTCAATACCGGAATTGATATCCAGGACATAACCGACGATCTGAACCGCATCATTGGCCGCTCCGGCATTGAAAATGGAATTGCCAATGCCTGTATCGTGGGGAGCACGGGCAGCTTGACCACAATCGAGTTCGAACCGGGGGTTGTTCAGGACCTGAAAGATGCGATTGACAGGATCGCGCCGGAAAACCTTGCCTACGCCCACGAATTGGCCTGGCACGACGGCAATGGCCATTCCCATGTCCGAGCGGCATTGTTGGGGCCGTCAATCGCCCTGCCGATCAGGAAAGCCTGTTTGAAATTGGGGACGTGGCAACAAGTCGTTGCGATCAATCACGATAATAGAGCCAGGAAGCGTTCAATTGAAGTGACGTTGATTGGTGTTTGA
- a CDS encoding DNA internalization-related competence protein ComEC/Rec2 yields MNLTLTNPETPYLRPVIPVTLALLAGIGWGAHRPGYLPLALMVLLVAGFFLFHRLRQRKPGCWAPLLAVAAAGYLSMVPWISPHYAPDHIVHYLDDDYWRVQATVVEPAVARLGRARSIVAVDCLSRDHVSRSVRGRIRLTVMGRSELARGDRICFPARLRPFRNFQNPGAFDYRRHMAFQGIHASAWVRAERIKREERRTVSPVQRRLDAIRDRLGRLIDTAGERSAAAARAVLKALVYGDRSGIDNDLRERFNRAGVGHLLAISGLHVGIVASVAFAGFRWLFALFPALLWRGWGRRWAAAATLLPVLAYGVLAGMSASTQRAEIMVGAFLGTLIIGRGHDILNTLAVAALIILLIFPPALFSISFQLSFAAVVAIAYGLRKIAPMAEPAGRRRPLKRVAAFILVSALAIAGTTPVVLAHFNQTSLVGIAANLVLIPLAGFLAVPLGLFSALLAWVFEPAAQVGFRLALETIEISLAGVDVFAGLPFAAFKTVTPSFLEITLYYLTGWAVLNLRNLRPAPWVLAASLLMATADGLYWATVRFWHSDLRVTAIDVGQGGATLLELPGGQVFLVDGGGFSDNRLFDMGQRVVAPFLWRKKIATVDILVLSHPDADHLNGLIYVARHFNARELWTNGDAHATFGYQALMAACRENGIQVRQMTADACGTVVGGVHLAVLHPPAGVPGEPRAIDRADRNDDSLVLKATFGTVSFLLTGDITMPAEQVLVTQVGEHLASTVLFAPHHGSRTSSSPVLIDAVRPDWVLVSAGAGNRFGFPHPEVIDRYRRSGCRIVCTCTHGAALMRTDGRTLEVDTVVTAGDQRRF; encoded by the coding sequence GTGAATTTGACACTCACCAACCCTGAAACACCCTATCTCCGGCCGGTCATCCCCGTCACCCTGGCGTTGTTGGCCGGTATTGGATGGGGTGCGCATCGGCCCGGATACTTACCATTGGCCCTCATGGTGCTGCTGGTGGCCGGTTTTTTTCTTTTCCATCGCCTGCGGCAGCGTAAACCAGGGTGCTGGGCCCCCCTGCTGGCCGTCGCTGCGGCCGGGTACCTTTCCATGGTGCCCTGGATCTCACCGCATTATGCGCCGGATCACATCGTCCACTATCTTGACGACGATTATTGGCGGGTTCAGGCCACCGTGGTCGAGCCTGCCGTGGCGCGTCTGGGGCGCGCCCGCAGCATAGTGGCGGTCGATTGCCTCAGCCGTGATCATGTTTCGCGGTCCGTCCGGGGCCGGATCCGCCTAACCGTGATGGGGCGATCGGAGCTGGCTCGCGGAGATCGGATTTGTTTCCCGGCCCGGCTGCGCCCCTTTCGTAATTTTCAAAATCCCGGCGCCTTCGATTATCGGCGCCATATGGCTTTCCAGGGCATTCATGCCAGCGCCTGGGTGCGGGCCGAGCGGATCAAACGGGAGGAGCGGCGGACGGTTTCTCCGGTCCAAAGACGGCTCGACGCCATCCGTGATCGCCTCGGCCGCCTGATCGACACGGCCGGTGAACGGTCGGCCGCTGCGGCCCGGGCGGTGCTCAAGGCGCTGGTATATGGGGATCGGTCGGGCATCGACAACGACTTGCGGGAGCGGTTCAACCGCGCCGGCGTGGGCCACCTGCTGGCCATTTCCGGGCTGCATGTGGGTATTGTCGCCAGCGTGGCCTTCGCCGGCTTCCGGTGGTTGTTTGCCCTCTTCCCCGCGCTTTTGTGGCGTGGGTGGGGGCGACGTTGGGCTGCCGCGGCAACCCTTTTGCCGGTGCTGGCCTACGGGGTTCTTGCCGGTATGTCCGCCTCCACCCAGCGGGCCGAGATCATGGTGGGGGCGTTTCTGGGAACCCTGATCATCGGGCGCGGTCATGACATTTTAAATACCCTGGCCGTGGCCGCCCTGATCATCCTGCTGATTTTTCCCCCGGCGCTCTTTTCCATCTCGTTCCAGCTCTCTTTTGCCGCTGTCGTGGCCATCGCCTATGGCCTCCGCAAAATCGCTCCGATGGCGGAACCGGCCGGCCGGAGGCGGCCGCTGAAACGGGTGGCGGCCTTCATTCTGGTGTCGGCCCTGGCCATCGCCGGCACCACGCCGGTGGTGCTGGCCCACTTTAATCAGACCTCCCTGGTGGGCATTGCGGCCAACCTGGTGCTGATTCCATTGGCCGGATTTTTGGCGGTACCCTTGGGACTTTTCTCCGCGCTTCTTGCCTGGGTTTTCGAACCGGCGGCCCAAGTGGGGTTCCGCCTGGCGCTCGAGACCATCGAGATTTCCCTGGCGGGGGTCGACGTTTTTGCGGGCCTTCCCTTTGCCGCTTTTAAAACCGTTACGCCTTCATTCCTGGAGATCACTTTATATTATCTTACCGGTTGGGCTGTGCTGAACCTTCGAAATCTGCGACCGGCGCCCTGGGTCCTGGCCGCGTCGCTGCTCATGGCCACGGCCGACGGCCTGTACTGGGCAACCGTCCGATTCTGGCATTCGGATCTCAGGGTGACGGCCATCGATGTGGGGCAGGGCGGTGCCACGCTTCTGGAACTGCCCGGTGGCCAGGTCTTTCTGGTGGACGGCGGCGGTTTTTCCGACAATCGCCTTTTCGACATGGGCCAGCGGGTGGTGGCACCATTTTTATGGCGCAAAAAGATCGCCACCGTGGACATCCTGGTTCTCTCGCATCCCGATGCGGATCACTTGAACGGTCTGATTTATGTGGCCCGGCATTTCAACGCCCGGGAGTTGTGGACCAACGGGGATGCCCACGCCACCTTCGGCTACCAGGCGCTGATGGCGGCCTGCCGGGAAAATGGGATCCAGGTGCGGCAAATGACCGCCGATGCATGCGGGACCGTCGTCGGCGGGGTCCACCTGGCGGTCCTGCATCCACCGGCGGGAGTTCCCGGTGAGCCACGGGCCATCGATCGGGCCGATCGCAACGACGATTCGCTGGTACTGAAGGCGACGTTCGGGACGGTCAGCTTTCTGCTCACCGGTGATATTACCATGCCGGCCGAACAAGTCCTCGTGACGCAGGTTGGCGAACACCTGGCCAGCACGGTCCTTTTCGCTCCCCATCACGGTTCGCGGACATCCAGTTCTCCGGTGCTGATCGATGCGGTCAGACCGGATTGGGTGCTGGTCAGCGCCGGCGCTGGCAACCGCTTCGGCTTTCCCCATCCGGAGGTCATCGACCGCTACCGGCGGTCAGGTTGCCGGATCGTCTGTACCTGCACTCATGGCGCCGCTCTGATGCGCACTGACGGCAGGACTTTGGAGGTCGATACGGTTGTGACGGCGGGTGATCAACGGCGCTTCTGA
- a CDS encoding Crp/Fnr family transcriptional regulator: MYIPQTELFWGLNQHVVSRVMAIAERQVFNPGDVLFHHGDAARFLYILAQGEVKIAMDESGKCVYTGNRVGEAFGWGCLVNCDTYGGSAVCETPVVVLRIDRERLLKLFDSDMESGYLFFKHLSCALGCRLVQACQQVPSTG; this comes from the coding sequence ATGTATATCCCGCAGACAGAGCTGTTTTGGGGATTGAATCAGCATGTGGTCAGCCGCGTCATGGCCATTGCCGAGCGCCAGGTGTTCAACCCCGGCGATGTGCTTTTTCACCACGGTGATGCCGCCCGATTTCTTTACATCCTTGCCCAGGGCGAAGTGAAGATCGCCATGGATGAATCCGGCAAATGTGTTTATACCGGTAACCGGGTCGGCGAAGCGTTCGGCTGGGGCTGCCTCGTCAATTGCGACACCTATGGCGGCAGTGCCGTTTGTGAAACGCCGGTGGTGGTCCTGCGTATTGACCGGGAACGGTTGCTCAAGCTGTTCGACAGCGACATGGAAAGCGGCTACCTTTTTTTCAAGCATCTGTCCTGTGCCCTGGGATGCCGATTGGTCCAGGCGTGCCAGCAGGTGCCTTCAACCGGCTGA
- a CDS encoding Crp/Fnr family transcriptional regulator, with translation MQNPDIRDTLQSCGFLKNISPAHLETISAFCDIDQYAAGEYIFRQGDFGDDLFIIADGYVFLERAMDIGSHKGSVVIDALGKGRTLGCWSTLLGEPHVLMSSANCQKDSTVIRIKGSQLRKCMLEDTPFGFFMLERLSFLLRERIQAAYGAMDKI, from the coding sequence ATGCAAAATCCAGATATTCGGGATACCCTGCAATCTTGCGGATTTCTTAAAAACATCTCTCCGGCGCACCTGGAGACGATTTCAGCATTCTGCGATATCGACCAATACGCGGCCGGCGAATACATTTTCAGGCAGGGGGATTTTGGCGATGATCTATTTATTATCGCCGACGGCTATGTTTTTCTCGAACGCGCCATGGACATCGGCAGTCACAAAGGTTCGGTGGTCATCGATGCCCTTGGGAAAGGGCGTACGCTGGGTTGCTGGTCGACGCTTCTCGGCGAGCCGCACGTGCTCATGTCATCGGCCAACTGTCAGAAAGATTCGACGGTGATCCGGATCAAAGGCAGTCAGTTGCGCAAATGCATGCTGGAAGATACCCCGTTCGGCTTTTTCATGCTCGAGCGGCTCAGCTTTTTGTTGCGTGAGCGCATTCAGGCCGCCTATGGAGCCATGGACAAAATTTAA
- the nuoE gene encoding NADH-quinone oxidoreductase subunit NuoE, translating to MTHHTLTAEDKARLDDLRTQIDMAQKGRGELIPLLQVAQKTIGYLPDEALAMVADHLEITRSEAYGVASFYNQFRFTPPGRNPVKVCMGTACHVRGGEIILENFERKLEIAEGETTADREFSIERVACVGCCALAPVALVGDTLHGHMAPSKVEGLVLRVRLEKEKAEREAARS from the coding sequence ATGACGCATCATACACTTACCGCTGAAGATAAGGCCCGCCTGGACGACCTGAGGACGCAGATCGACATGGCGCAAAAAGGTCGTGGAGAATTGATTCCGCTGCTTCAGGTGGCCCAGAAAACCATCGGCTACCTGCCCGACGAGGCCCTGGCCATGGTGGCCGATCATCTGGAAATCACCCGGTCCGAGGCCTATGGGGTTGCCTCCTTTTACAACCAGTTCCGCTTTACCCCACCGGGCAGGAATCCGGTCAAGGTTTGCATGGGAACGGCCTGCCACGTCCGTGGCGGCGAGATCATCCTGGAGAATTTCGAGCGCAAACTGGAAATCGCCGAGGGTGAGACCACCGCGGACCGTGAGTTCAGTATCGAACGGGTGGCCTGTGTGGGCTGCTGCGCCCTGGCGCCGGTGGCCCTGGTGGGGGATACCCTGCACGGCCATATGGCTCCGAGTAAGGTGGAGGGACTGGTTCTTCGCGTTCGCCTGGAAAAAGAAAAAGCGGAAAGGGAGGCCGCCCGATCATGA
- a CDS encoding NADH-ubiquinone oxidoreductase-F iron-sulfur binding region domain-containing protein, giving the protein MTADDSPIRTAYQVLADEATARKEAFDQSPLPKIHIGMATCGIASGALETQAAFETALAERGVEAHVHTVGCVGHCYAEPVVVIDHPDSGFPPILYPEVTPGKAKMLVKLFLEEGDPRFEHIMGATVENEMIPSVTEFARFNREKRVIMDRCGRIDPEQIHEYLADGGYHALVEALCQPPEALIDTIEAAGLRGRGGAGFPTGRKWRFARAATGTDKLIVCNADEGDPGAYMDRTLLESNPHQVIEGMLVAAIAVGATGGLFYVRAEYPLAVRILTQAIEQARECGVLGKNILGSGMDFDIDLFQGSGAFVCGEETALIHSVEGYRGMPRHRPPFPVERGLDGRPTVINNVKTLATVPPIVEKGADWFRGIGTADSPGTAVFSVVGNVTHPGLVEIPMGVTLRELIFDICGGIPNKKKFKAVQIGGPSGGCLSADFLDTPVDFDALTRAGAMMGSGGMVVMDEDACMVDVSRFFLDFTQKESCGKCTFCRIGTRHLLDILRRITRGEGREGDIEQLESLSRAVKAGSLCGLGKTAPNPVLTSLAYFRDEYEAHIKEGRCPGRACRPLTAFYIDLEKCARGCDACVGCCPVDAVFTTSNRKKGIDQSLCVKCGECMVACPPDYDAVVKISPAHLAPVIERPPEKKD; this is encoded by the coding sequence ATGACTGCAGATGACAGCCCTATCCGTACGGCCTACCAGGTCCTTGCCGACGAAGCGACCGCCCGCAAGGAGGCTTTTGATCAGAGCCCGCTTCCCAAGATTCATATCGGCATGGCCACTTGCGGCATTGCCTCCGGCGCCCTGGAGACCCAGGCGGCGTTCGAAACGGCCCTGGCCGAGCGGGGTGTCGAGGCCCATGTCCATACCGTGGGCTGTGTGGGCCACTGTTACGCCGAACCGGTGGTGGTGATCGACCATCCCGATTCGGGGTTCCCGCCGATTCTCTATCCCGAGGTGACGCCGGGCAAGGCCAAGATGCTGGTGAAACTTTTTCTGGAAGAGGGCGATCCGCGATTCGAGCACATCATGGGGGCCACCGTGGAAAACGAGATGATTCCATCGGTGACCGAGTTTGCCCGTTTCAACCGTGAAAAACGGGTGATCATGGACCGCTGCGGACGGATCGATCCCGAGCAGATCCACGAGTATCTCGCCGACGGCGGATACCACGCGCTGGTCGAGGCCCTGTGCCAGCCACCCGAGGCGCTGATTGACACGATCGAGGCGGCCGGGCTCCGGGGACGCGGTGGCGCCGGATTTCCAACGGGCAGGAAATGGCGGTTCGCCCGGGCCGCGACCGGCACGGACAAACTGATCGTCTGTAACGCTGACGAAGGCGATCCCGGTGCCTACATGGATCGTACCCTCTTGGAGAGCAATCCCCACCAGGTGATCGAGGGCATGCTCGTTGCAGCCATCGCCGTGGGGGCGACGGGGGGGCTCTTCTACGTGCGTGCCGAATATCCCTTGGCGGTTCGCATTCTCACCCAGGCGATCGAACAGGCGCGTGAGTGCGGGGTGTTGGGCAAGAATATTCTGGGCAGCGGTATGGATTTCGATATCGACCTGTTCCAGGGTTCCGGTGCCTTTGTGTGTGGTGAGGAGACCGCCCTGATTCATTCGGTGGAGGGATATCGCGGCATGCCCCGGCACCGTCCGCCTTTTCCGGTGGAGCGGGGATTGGACGGCCGGCCGACGGTGATCAACAATGTCAAGACGCTGGCCACGGTGCCGCCCATCGTTGAGAAAGGGGCCGACTGGTTCCGCGGTATCGGCACGGCTGACAGCCCGGGGACGGCGGTTTTCTCCGTGGTGGGCAACGTGACCCATCCCGGACTGGTGGAGATTCCCATGGGGGTGACCCTGCGGGAGCTGATCTTCGATATCTGCGGCGGTATTCCCAACAAGAAAAAGTTCAAGGCGGTACAGATCGGTGGTCCCTCGGGGGGCTGCCTGTCGGCTGATTTCCTGGACACTCCGGTGGATTTCGATGCCCTGACCCGGGCCGGTGCCATGATGGGGTCCGGCGGTATGGTGGTGATGGACGAGGATGCCTGCATGGTGGATGTTTCGCGGTTTTTTCTCGACTTCACCCAGAAAGAGTCGTGCGGCAAGTGCACTTTTTGCCGCATCGGAACCCGCCATCTGCTGGATATTCTGCGCCGGATCACCCGCGGCGAAGGCCGCGAGGGGGACATTGAACAGTTGGAGTCCCTGAGCCGGGCCGTCAAAGCGGGCTCCCTGTGCGGTCTGGGCAAGACCGCACCCAACCCGGTGCTCACCTCCCTGGCCTACTTCCGTGACGAGTACGAGGCTCACATCAAGGAGGGGCGCTGCCCGGGAAGAGCCTGCCGCCCGTTAACCGCGTTTTACATTGACCTGGAAAAATGTGCCCGTGGTTGTGATGCTTGCGTGGGATGCTGCCCGGTGGATGCGGTGTTTACCACCAGCAATCGCAAGAAAGGCATTGACCAGTCCTTGTGTGTCAAATGCGGCGAGTGCATGGTCGCCTGCCCGCCGGACTACGATGCCGTGGTTAAGATTTCGCCGGCCCATCTGGCTCCGGTCATCGAACGGCCACCGGAGAAAAAGGATTGA